In Halalkalicoccus sp. CG83, a single genomic region encodes these proteins:
- a CDS encoding thermonuclease family protein has protein sequence MELWQYRADVERVVDGDTLDLSIDLGFGVILTGDEARVRLRNIDTAEIFGTSKESEEYAAGQQHKEFVEEWVAQGADEEWPFFVETQKDDERGKYGRWLADINRRTDGASLNEDLVEEFGDTVRS, from the coding sequence ATGGAACTGTGGCAATATCGCGCTGATGTCGAACGGGTTGTTGATGGCGATACCCTCGATCTCAGTATTGATCTTGGGTTCGGTGTGATACTCACAGGCGATGAAGCCCGGGTTCGACTACGAAATATCGATACTGCAGAAATCTTTGGAACAAGCAAGGAGAGTGAAGAGTACGCTGCTGGACAGCAGCACAAAGAATTTGTTGAGGAGTGGGTTGCTCAAGGGGCAGATGAAGAGTGGCCATTTTTCGTCGAAACACAGAAAGACGACGAACGAGGGAAGTACGGACGGTGGCTTGCTGACATCAACCGTCGCACTGATGGAGCGAGTCTCAATGAGGATCTCGTCGAAGAATTCGGTGATACGGTTCGCTCGTAA
- a CDS encoding winged helix-turn-helix domain-containing protein — protein sequence MSGHSTPGRKPRVTDEELLAVFQRTDDPVLSTAEIADELPIKRRATLTRLQRLADNGVLSRKQTGGRNTVWWPTTGSEKITGGSAEPLLELVGLVSDESAQRVKERSREFRDEFDDRMDRRRKEE from the coding sequence ATGAGCGGACACTCAACACCCGGCCGGAAACCACGTGTCACTGACGAGGAGCTACTCGCCGTGTTTCAGCGAACCGATGATCCAGTGCTTTCGACCGCAGAGATCGCCGACGAACTGCCGATCAAACGTCGTGCGACCCTTACGCGCCTCCAGCGGCTCGCCGATAACGGCGTCCTCAGTCGTAAACAGACCGGTGGACGGAATACGGTATGGTGGCCCACTACCGGGTCCGAGAAGATTACAGGGGGCTCGGCAGAGCCACTACTCGAGCTGGTCGGGCTCGTCTCTGACGAGAGTGCGCAGCGGGTCAAAGAGCGCTCGCGGGAGTTCCGCGACGAGTTCGACGATCGGATGGACCGGCGACGAAAGGAAGAGTAG
- a CDS encoding PIN domain-containing protein — MLLDSTFLIDLLDRSDAAESQLRNLIVTEIPVSVSPLSVHEAGLGLQEGERERFEEILMSMIILPLGLAESRRALSIQRTLYDQGEPIGAVDALIAATAAESADPRVLTRNVSEFSRVVGIDIISY; from the coding sequence ATGCTCCTCGATTCTACGTTCCTAATCGATCTACTCGACCGCAGTGACGCCGCCGAGAGCCAGCTCCGCAATTTGATCGTAACTGAGATACCTGTCTCAGTATCACCGCTCTCAGTTCATGAGGCGGGGCTTGGCCTTCAAGAGGGGGAGCGCGAGCGTTTTGAAGAGATTCTCATGTCGATGATTATCCTTCCGCTCGGCCTTGCCGAGTCTCGACGAGCGCTTTCCATTCAGCGCACGCTCTACGATCAAGGCGAACCGATCGGCGCAGTCGATGCGTTGATCGCGGCGACGGCTGCCGAAAGTGCGGACCCTCGAGTGCTCACGCGCAACGTTAGCGAATTCAGCCGTGTTGTCGGAATCGATATTATTTCTTATTGA